The Natrinema salaciae genome includes a window with the following:
- a CDS encoding family 43 glycosylhydrolase, whose translation MRNSGVAVGRREVLRWGCSGAVAIAGPVCIAGATDGDERGDRDGNPTESVGFGDVSVLRTSDAYYAYGTTPDGAVSVVRSDELVDWTTVGSALAARPDWRDESGAGVRAPSVARYDGTYHLYYAYSTGGSRAESGIALATASDPAGPFTDRGPVFRAAELGVTGAVGGELAVVDDTPYMVWGSRDGIYGVELTPDGTDPVPGTTVRIASERAGRPTILEANGYYYLWCSTGPHDGADGASGVAIGRSKSVLGPYENRRGADRREPDADRADAAVLRDTDAFGGPGHGATIRDDDGDWWLLYDAVAAGEPAERVLAIDPIRWDDEGWPVVGDDGTPSTE comes from the coding sequence ATGCGTAACAGTGGGGTGGCAGTTGGCAGACGAGAGGTATTGCGGTGGGGGTGTTCGGGTGCGGTCGCCATCGCGGGGCCGGTCTGCATCGCCGGGGCAACGGACGGCGACGAACGCGGCGACCGCGACGGAAATCCGACGGAATCCGTCGGGTTCGGGGACGTGAGCGTCCTCCGGACCAGCGACGCCTACTACGCCTACGGGACGACGCCGGACGGTGCAGTCTCCGTCGTCAGATCGGACGAGCTAGTCGACTGGACCACCGTCGGCTCGGCCCTCGCGGCGCGGCCGGACTGGCGCGACGAGTCCGGTGCGGGAGTGCGGGCCCCGTCAGTCGCTCGGTACGACGGGACGTACCACCTGTACTACGCCTACTCGACCGGTGGGAGTCGGGCGGAGTCGGGGATCGCGCTCGCGACCGCGTCCGATCCTGCGGGGCCGTTCACGGATCGGGGACCGGTGTTCCGCGCGGCGGAGTTGGGCGTGACTGGCGCCGTCGGCGGGGAACTGGCGGTCGTCGACGACACGCCTTACATGGTGTGGGGGAGCCGGGACGGGATCTACGGCGTCGAACTGACCCCGGACGGAACGGACCCCGTCCCCGGCACGACGGTCCGCATAGCGAGCGAGCGGGCGGGGAGACCGACGATCCTCGAGGCGAACGGCTACTACTACCTGTGGTGTTCGACGGGCCCGCACGACGGAGCCGACGGCGCGTCCGGGGTGGCGATCGGCCGCTCGAAGTCCGTTCTCGGCCCGTACGAGAACCGGCGCGGGGCGGACCGCCGGGAACCCGACGCCGACCGCGCGGACGCGGCCGTCCTGCGCGACACCGACGCGTTCGGCGGCCCGGGACACGGCGCGACGATCCGGGACGACGACGGCGACTGGTGGCTGCTGTACGACGCCGTGGCCGCCGGCGAACCGGCCGAGCGCGTGCTCGCGATCGACCCGATTCGGTGGGACGACGAGGGGTGGCCGGTCGTCGGCGACGACGGGACGCCGAGCACCGAGTGA
- a CDS encoding Lrp/AsnC family transcriptional regulator, which yields MKGCGTTKSTVTAYQLDDVDRQLLDLLQENARYKAIELAEEIGVSDNTVHNRMDRLEEAGVITGYAASVDHGRTGLDLTFHFSCTARIGKRATVAEEAMAFPQVVEVTELMTGQENLHIKAVGAEHEDITHVAEQLDELALDINDENLVRTERRKSVDYEAVSSLLDRKQ from the coding sequence ATGAAAGGCTGCGGGACGACGAAGTCGACTGTGACGGCCTACCAGCTCGACGACGTCGACAGACAGTTGCTCGATCTCTTGCAGGAGAACGCTCGGTACAAGGCGATCGAACTCGCGGAGGAGATCGGCGTCTCCGACAACACCGTCCACAACCGGATGGATCGATTGGAGGAGGCCGGCGTCATCACCGGCTACGCGGCGAGCGTCGACCACGGCCGGACGGGGCTCGATCTCACCTTCCATTTCAGCTGTACGGCTCGGATCGGCAAACGCGCCACCGTGGCCGAGGAGGCGATGGCGTTCCCCCAGGTCGTCGAAGTGACGGAACTGATGACGGGGCAGGAGAACCTCCACATCAAGGCGGTCGGTGCCGAGCACGAGGACATCACCCACGTCGCCGAACAGCTCGACGAGCTCGCCCTCGATATCAACGACGAGAACCTCGTGCGGACCGAACGCCGGAAGTCCGTCGACTACGAGGCCGTCTCGTCGTTACTGGATCGGAAGCAGTAG
- a CDS encoding HalOD1 output domain-containing protein encodes MDDPLYTSISTVESDDSDELIEAIVEQIADAEGVSPLELVPLATVIDPEALCALCRRGASERIVKFRYQGHRVRVSSGDQVTVAVGDG; translated from the coding sequence GTGGACGATCCACTGTACACATCCATCTCGACGGTCGAGTCGGACGACTCGGACGAACTCATCGAGGCAATCGTCGAGCAGATCGCCGACGCGGAGGGAGTGTCACCGCTGGAGTTGGTGCCCCTGGCGACGGTCATCGACCCGGAGGCGCTGTGTGCGCTCTGTCGGCGCGGGGCGAGCGAACGGATCGTGAAATTCCGATATCAGGGACACCGGGTGCGCGTGTCCAGTGGCGATCAGGTTACGGTCGCGGTCGGGGACGGCTAA
- a CDS encoding response regulator — MASSDRTNDGDLGEVIDILLVEPNHGDVRLFEESFKEGKIVNAIHTVSDGEAALDFVHQCGDYDDAPAPDLILLEPQLPGTTGMEVLSELNDEPALNEIPVAVLTSSELGADIVKSHGLEAEAYIRKPVEADEFVEFVHSIEEFWFAIVKDEPDD; from the coding sequence ATGGCGTCGTCAGACAGGACGAATGACGGTGATCTGGGGGAGGTGATAGACATCCTGTTGGTCGAGCCGAACCACGGCGACGTTCGGCTCTTCGAGGAGAGTTTCAAGGAGGGGAAGATCGTGAACGCGATCCACACCGTCTCGGACGGCGAGGCGGCGCTCGATTTCGTCCACCAGTGCGGCGACTACGACGACGCGCCGGCACCGGATCTCATCCTGCTCGAGCCCCAACTCCCCGGGACGACCGGGATGGAGGTCCTGTCGGAGCTGAACGACGAGCCGGCGCTGAACGAGATCCCGGTCGCCGTCCTCACGAGTTCGGAGCTGGGCGCGGACATCGTGAAGTCCCACGGGCTCGAGGCGGAGGCGTACATTCGGAAGCCGGTGGAGGCCGACGAGTTCGTCGAGTTCGTCCACTCGATCGAGGAGTTCTGGTTCGCGATCGTCAAGGACGAGCCCGACGACTGA
- a CDS encoding DUF7557 family protein gives MTDETTTVTVSTDTWKRLTLRKDPGDSFDDVISELLDEVEGEPDE, from the coding sequence ATGACCGACGAGACGACGACGGTAACCGTTTCTACGGATACCTGGAAACGGCTTACCCTGCGGAAAGACCCCGGCGATAGCTTCGACGACGTAATCAGCGAACTCCTCGACGAGGTCGAAGGAGAACCCGACGAATAG